From a region of the Mycobacterium intracellulare ATCC 13950 genome:
- a CDS encoding tetratricopeptide repeat protein, giving the protein MTRPRPSIGPALTGAVDLSGLKQRAQSPGAAPGGPTSPTPEGGGITAVTEANFEAEVLLRSEEVPVVVLLWSPRSDACVQLLDTLSGLSGQDNGKWSLTSVNVDVAPRVAQIFGVDAVPTVVALAAGQPISSFQGVQPAEQLRGWLDQILSATAGKLRGATGSAEPDVVDPELAAARQQLEDGDFEAAKASYQSILDANPASAEAKGAIRQIEFLTRATAQRPDAVAVADAAPTDIEAALAAADVQILNQEVAAAFERLIALVRSTSGDDRALVRTRLVELFELFDPADPEVVVGRRNLANALY; this is encoded by the coding sequence GTGACGCGTCCGCGACCTTCCATCGGCCCCGCGCTGACCGGTGCTGTCGATCTGTCCGGTCTCAAGCAGCGCGCCCAGTCGCCCGGCGCCGCTCCGGGAGGGCCCACGTCCCCGACCCCCGAGGGGGGTGGCATCACCGCGGTCACCGAGGCCAACTTCGAGGCCGAGGTTCTGCTGCGGTCCGAGGAAGTGCCGGTCGTCGTGCTGCTGTGGTCGCCGCGCAGCGACGCGTGCGTCCAGCTTCTCGACACGCTGTCCGGGCTGTCCGGCCAGGACAACGGCAAGTGGTCGCTGACCTCCGTCAATGTCGATGTCGCGCCCAGGGTCGCCCAGATCTTCGGCGTCGACGCCGTCCCCACCGTGGTGGCCTTGGCGGCCGGGCAGCCGATCTCGAGTTTCCAAGGCGTGCAGCCGGCCGAGCAACTGCGCGGCTGGCTGGACCAAATCCTCTCCGCGACCGCCGGGAAGCTTAGGGGCGCAACGGGTTCCGCGGAACCCGACGTCGTCGACCCCGAGCTGGCCGCGGCGCGCCAGCAGCTGGAGGACGGTGACTTCGAGGCCGCCAAGGCGTCCTATCAGTCGATCCTGGATGCCAACCCGGCCAGCGCGGAGGCCAAGGGCGCGATCCGCCAGATCGAGTTCCTGACGCGCGCGACCGCCCAGCGCCCGGACGCCGTCGCGGTCGCCGACGCGGCGCCGACCGACATCGAAGCCGCCCTCGCGGCCGCCGACGTGCAGATCCTCAACCAAGAGGTCGCCGCCGCGTTCGAGCGACTGATCGCCTTGGTGCGCAGCACATCCGGCGATGATCGCGCGTTGGTGCGCACCCGCCTGGTGGAGCTGTTCGAACTGTTCGACCCGGCCGATCCCGAGGTCGTCGTCGGGCGACGAAACCTCGCCAACGCGCTGTACTGA
- the glgB gene encoding 1,4-alpha-glucan branching protein GlgB, translated as MSQADQLARTHLAPDPADLSRLVAGTHHNPHGVLGAHEYGDHTVIRAYRPHAVEVVAIVGDDRFPMQHVESGLFAVALPFTNLIDYRLQITYEGADPYVVADAYRFLPTLGEVDLHLFAEGRHERLWEVLGAHPRSFTTADGVVTGVSFAVWAPNAKGVSLIGEFNGWTGNDAPMRVLGSSGVWELFWPGFPLEGLYKFRVHGADGVVTERADPMAFATEVPPHTASRVTRSKYTWEDADWMTQRAGRNPVFEPMSTYEVHLGSWRPGLNYRQLARELTDYVVEHGFTHVELLPVAEHPFAGSWGYQVTSYYAPTSRFGTPDEFRALVDALHQAGIGVLVDWVPAHFPKDAWALARFDGTPLYEHSDPQRGEQLDWGTYVFDFGRREVRNFLVANALFWLEEFHIDGLRVDAVASMLYLDYSRPEGGWTPNIYGGRENLEAVQFLQEMNATAHKSAPGIVTIAEESTSWPGVTRPTNLGGLGFSMKWNMGWMHDTLDYISRDPIYRSYHHHEMTFSMLYAFSENYVLPISHDEVVHGKGTLWGRMPGNNHVKAAGLRSLLAYQWAHPGKQLLFMGQEFGQRAEWSEERGLDWWQLDEQGFSNGVLRMVRDINNIYRSHPALWSQDTVPDGYSWIDANDSGNNVLSFLRYGKDGSVMACVFNFAGAEHGGYRLGLPSAGRWREVLNTDATVYNGSGVGNMGGVDATEDPWHGRPASAVLVLPPTSALWLEPE; from the coding sequence ATGAGCCAAGCCGACCAACTCGCTCGGACGCACCTGGCGCCCGACCCCGCCGACCTGTCGCGCCTGGTCGCCGGCACGCACCACAACCCGCACGGCGTGCTGGGGGCCCACGAATACGGCGACCACACCGTCATTCGGGCGTACCGGCCCCACGCGGTCGAGGTCGTCGCGATCGTCGGCGACGACCGATTCCCGATGCAGCACGTCGAGTCCGGGCTGTTCGCCGTGGCGCTGCCGTTCACCAACCTGATCGACTATCGGCTCCAGATCACCTACGAGGGCGCCGACCCCTACGTCGTCGCCGACGCCTACCGTTTCCTGCCCACCCTCGGCGAGGTCGACCTTCATCTGTTCGCCGAAGGGCGCCACGAGCGCCTCTGGGAAGTCCTTGGCGCGCATCCTCGCTCGTTCACGACGGCCGACGGCGTGGTCACCGGGGTGTCGTTCGCGGTGTGGGCGCCCAACGCCAAGGGCGTCAGCCTGATCGGCGAGTTCAACGGCTGGACCGGCAACGACGCCCCGATGCGGGTGTTGGGCTCCTCGGGCGTGTGGGAGCTGTTCTGGCCCGGCTTCCCGCTGGAGGGGCTGTACAAGTTTCGCGTTCATGGCGCCGACGGAGTGGTCACCGAACGCGCCGACCCCATGGCCTTCGCCACCGAGGTGCCGCCGCACACGGCCTCCCGGGTGACGCGCAGCAAGTACACCTGGGAAGACGCGGACTGGATGACGCAACGCGCCGGGCGCAACCCGGTGTTCGAGCCGATGAGCACCTACGAGGTTCACCTGGGTTCATGGCGACCCGGGCTCAACTACCGCCAGTTGGCCCGCGAGCTGACGGATTACGTTGTGGAGCACGGATTCACCCACGTCGAGCTGCTCCCGGTCGCCGAACATCCCTTCGCCGGATCCTGGGGATACCAGGTGACGTCGTACTACGCCCCGACGTCCCGGTTCGGCACCCCGGACGAATTCCGGGCCCTGGTCGACGCCCTGCACCAGGCCGGTATCGGCGTGCTGGTGGACTGGGTGCCGGCACACTTCCCGAAGGACGCGTGGGCGCTGGCCCGCTTCGACGGCACCCCGCTTTACGAACATTCCGACCCGCAACGCGGTGAGCAACTCGACTGGGGCACCTACGTTTTCGACTTCGGTCGCCGTGAGGTACGCAACTTCCTGGTGGCCAACGCCTTGTTCTGGCTCGAGGAATTTCACATCGATGGACTACGTGTGGACGCGGTCGCGTCGATGCTGTACTTGGATTACTCCCGCCCCGAAGGCGGCTGGACGCCGAACATCTACGGCGGGCGGGAGAACTTGGAGGCGGTCCAGTTCCTGCAGGAGATGAACGCCACGGCGCACAAGAGCGCCCCGGGCATCGTCACCATCGCCGAGGAGTCGACCTCCTGGCCCGGGGTCACCCGGCCGACAAACCTTGGCGGCCTGGGCTTTTCAATGAAGTGGAACATGGGCTGGATGCATGACACGCTCGACTACATCAGCCGCGATCCGATCTATCGGAGCTATCACCACCACGAGATGACGTTCTCGATGCTTTATGCGTTCAGCGAGAACTACGTGCTGCCGATCAGCCATGACGAGGTGGTCCACGGCAAGGGAACGCTGTGGGGACGCATGCCGGGCAACAATCACGTCAAGGCCGCCGGCCTGCGCAGCCTGCTCGCCTACCAGTGGGCGCACCCGGGCAAGCAATTGCTGTTCATGGGCCAGGAATTCGGCCAGCGCGCCGAGTGGTCCGAAGAGCGCGGTCTGGATTGGTGGCAGCTCGACGAGCAGGGATTCTCCAACGGCGTCCTGCGCATGGTGCGCGACATCAACAACATCTACCGCAGCCACCCGGCGCTGTGGAGCCAAGACACCGTGCCCGACGGCTACTCCTGGATCGACGCCAACGACTCGGGCAACAACGTCTTGAGCTTCCTGCGTTACGGCAAGGACGGCTCGGTGATGGCGTGCGTGTTCAATTTCGCCGGTGCCGAGCACGGCGGCTACCGGCTGGGCCTGCCGTCGGCGGGCCGATGGCGCGAGGTGCTCAACACCGACGCCACCGTCTACAACGGTTCGGGGGTCGGGAACATGGGCGGTGTCGATGCCACCGAGGACCCATGGCACGGGCGCCCGGCCTCGGCGGTGCTGGTGTTGCCGCCCACGTCGGCGCTGTGGCTGGAACCGGAGTAG